One window of the Bradyrhizobium sp. NP1 genome contains the following:
- a CDS encoding enoyl-CoA hydratase-related protein yields MAAPSDADAATPPLLEVSGAVATIRLNRPRHLNRLEAEDLDVLTRHFARIESDPAIRVLVLTGTGRAFSAGYDLNSVAARATSSVEQQSAGSAFEVVVNHLEDLGVPTICRLNGGVYGGSTDLALACDFRIGVDTAEMFMPAARLGLHYYRSGISRYVSRLGADNARRLFLTAEKIGAPEMLRIGYLTSMVPLEALDEEVERLATQLAGNAPNAMRGMKRTINEIARGKLDEAAADRRAIESMRGEEIKEGIRAFAEKRPPKF; encoded by the coding sequence ATGGCGGCGCCGTCGGACGCAGATGCGGCGACCCCGCCGCTGCTGGAAGTAAGCGGCGCGGTGGCTACCATCCGCCTCAACCGGCCGCGTCATCTCAACCGGCTCGAAGCCGAAGACCTCGACGTGCTGACGCGTCACTTCGCGCGGATCGAGTCCGATCCCGCGATCCGGGTCCTCGTCCTCACCGGCACGGGCCGTGCCTTCAGCGCCGGCTACGACCTGAACTCGGTCGCCGCGCGGGCGACGAGCTCCGTCGAGCAGCAGAGCGCGGGCTCGGCCTTCGAGGTCGTGGTCAACCACCTGGAGGATCTCGGCGTGCCGACCATCTGCCGGCTCAATGGCGGGGTCTATGGCGGCTCGACCGACCTCGCGCTGGCCTGCGATTTCCGCATCGGCGTCGACACCGCCGAGATGTTCATGCCGGCGGCGCGGCTCGGCCTGCACTATTACAGGAGCGGCATTTCGCGCTACGTGTCGCGGCTCGGTGCCGACAACGCCAGGCGGCTGTTCCTCACCGCCGAGAAGATCGGCGCGCCCGAGATGCTGCGGATCGGCTACCTCACGTCGATGGTGCCGCTCGAGGCGCTCGACGAGGAGGTCGAGCGGCTCGCGACGCAGCTGGCTGGCAACGCGCCGAATGCGATGCGCGGCATGAAGCGGACCATCAACGAGATCGCGCGCGGCAAGCTCGACGAGGCCGCGGCCGACCGCCGGGCGATCGAGAGCATGCGCGGCGAGGAGATCAAGGAAGGCATTCGCGCATTTGCCGAGAAGCGCCCGCCGAAGTTCTAG
- a CDS encoding nitroreductase produces the protein MTDAAAMAPKPRYTNEDRVGVLEELLNERYSVRAFKPQEVPRATIERVLKVAQRTASWCNSQPWQVIIASGEAKERFRKLIHAEAASGAHAEFDFPPPREYRGVYLARRRESGFQLYNTLGIPRGDKAAYARQALENYNFFGAPHVAIIHTDEALGVYGAIDCGGYVGNFMLAAQALGLGTIPQAALAHHSALIRKHFGLGDDRCVVCGISFGYADHARLVNSYRTSRASLDEAVTFVDG, from the coding sequence ATGACCGATGCCGCCGCTATGGCGCCGAAGCCGCGCTACACCAACGAGGACCGTGTCGGCGTGCTCGAAGAGCTCCTGAACGAGCGCTATTCGGTGCGCGCGTTCAAGCCGCAGGAAGTGCCGCGCGCCACCATCGAGCGCGTGCTCAAGGTGGCGCAGCGCACGGCGTCGTGGTGCAACAGCCAGCCCTGGCAGGTGATCATCGCGAGCGGCGAGGCGAAGGAGCGCTTCCGCAAGCTGATCCATGCTGAAGCAGCCTCCGGCGCGCACGCCGAGTTCGATTTCCCGCCGCCGCGCGAATATCGCGGCGTCTATCTGGCGCGCCGGCGCGAAAGCGGCTTCCAGCTCTACAACACGCTCGGGATTCCCCGTGGTGACAAGGCGGCCTATGCGCGGCAGGCGCTGGAGAACTACAATTTCTTCGGCGCCCCGCATGTTGCGATCATCCATACCGACGAGGCGCTCGGCGTCTACGGCGCGATTGATTGCGGCGGCTATGTCGGCAATTTCATGCTGGCCGCGCAGGCGCTCGGGCTCGGCACCATCCCGCAGGCCGCACTGGCGCATCACTCGGCGCTGATCCGCAAGCACTTCGGCCTTGGCGATGATCGCTGCGTGGTCTGCGGCATCTCGTTCGGCTATGCCGACCACGCGCGTCTCGTCAACAGCTACCGCACCTCGCGCGCGAGCCTGGACGAAGCCGTGACGTTTGTGGACGGGTAG
- a CDS encoding acyl-CoA dehydrogenase encodes MNFDDTPQEAEFRATARKWIAANAPKALEAELSKSSLGRIRLQNQDIVEVGKDWQKKKFEGGWACLHWPKDYGGRGASPIERVIWQQEEGVYGKLTQPFQIGEGMCGPTVMAYGNEEHKRHYLPKLASGEHIWCQLFSEPAAGSDVAGLRTRAEKKGDSWIVNGQKIWTSGAHYSDYGLLIARTDPNVPKHKGLTMFFLDMKSKGVEVRPIRQANGMQEFNEVYFTDVVIPDSQRLGAVGDGWNVSLTTLMNERMSIGARLATGFPEMFAFCSSLMTEDGLAIDDPAVRARLANWAVKASGLKYTSYRAISALSKGERPGPENSIGKLVAGTMLQDIATYAMDLEGAAGVLTGEAEEQARGQFQQMLLSSPSMRIAGGTDEILRNIIAERVLGLPGDVRVDKDVPFNKIPTKGR; translated from the coding sequence ATGAACTTCGACGACACTCCGCAGGAAGCCGAGTTCCGTGCAACCGCGCGCAAATGGATCGCCGCCAACGCGCCGAAGGCGCTGGAGGCGGAGCTTTCAAAATCGTCGCTCGGGCGCATCCGCCTGCAGAACCAAGACATCGTCGAGGTCGGCAAGGACTGGCAGAAGAAGAAGTTTGAGGGCGGCTGGGCCTGCCTGCACTGGCCGAAGGACTATGGCGGGCGCGGGGCATCGCCGATCGAGCGCGTGATCTGGCAGCAGGAGGAGGGCGTCTACGGCAAGCTGACCCAGCCGTTCCAGATCGGCGAAGGCATGTGCGGGCCCACCGTGATGGCCTATGGCAACGAGGAGCACAAGCGCCACTATCTGCCGAAGCTCGCCTCCGGCGAACACATCTGGTGTCAGCTGTTCTCCGAGCCGGCCGCCGGCTCCGACGTTGCGGGCCTTCGCACCCGCGCCGAGAAAAAGGGCGATAGCTGGATCGTCAACGGCCAGAAGATCTGGACCTCGGGCGCGCATTATTCGGACTATGGCCTCCTGATCGCGCGCACCGATCCCAATGTGCCCAAGCACAAGGGGCTGACCATGTTCTTCCTCGACATGAAGAGCAAGGGCGTGGAAGTGCGGCCGATCAGGCAGGCCAACGGCATGCAGGAGTTCAACGAGGTCTATTTCACCGACGTCGTCATTCCGGACAGCCAGCGGTTAGGGGCCGTCGGCGACGGCTGGAATGTGTCCCTGACCACGCTGATGAACGAGCGCATGTCGATCGGCGCGCGGCTTGCCACCGGCTTCCCCGAGATGTTCGCGTTCTGCTCCAGCCTGATGACCGAGGACGGGCTCGCGATCGACGATCCCGCCGTGCGTGCGAGGCTCGCGAACTGGGCGGTGAAGGCGAGCGGGCTGAAATATACCAGCTATCGCGCCATCTCCGCGCTGTCCAAGGGAGAACGTCCGGGGCCGGAGAATTCGATCGGCAAGCTGGTCGCGGGCACCATGCTGCAGGATATCGCGACCTACGCGATGGACCTGGAAGGCGCGGCCGGCGTGCTCACCGGCGAGGCGGAAGAGCAGGCGCGCGGCCAGTTCCAGCAGATGCTGCTCTCCTCGCCCTCGATGCGGATCGCCGGCGGCACCGACGAGATCCTGCGCAACATCATCGCCGAACGGGTGCTGGGGCTGCCCGGCGACGTCAGGGTCGACAAGGACGTGCCCTTCAACAAGATTCCGACCAAGGGACGCTAG
- a CDS encoding acyl-CoA dehydrogenase: MNFDDTPQEAAFREQARAWIAANAPKQYEEELRKASLGRTQLKGANVLDVAKAWQKKKADSGWACLHWPKEYGGRGASPIERVIWQQEEGAFGKLSAMFIIGHGMCGPTMMAFAAEDQKRKYLPPLASGEKIWCQLFSEPAGGSDVAGLRTRAERQGDDWIVNGQKIWTSGAHYSDYGILLTRTDPTVPKHKGLTMFFLDMKSKGVEIKPIKQANGQSEFNEVYFTDVKIPDSQRLGAVNDGWNVALTTLMNERMSIGAGVATGFPELFEFCSGLMLDDGPALDDRNVRARLANWAVKASGLKHTSFRAISALSRGERPGPENSIGKLVAGSMIQEIAMYALDLEGAAGVLSGPEAELAGKFQAMLLRAPGTRVEGGTDEIMRNIIAERVLGLPGDVRVDKDVPFNQVPTKGRA, encoded by the coding sequence ATGAATTTCGACGACACCCCGCAGGAAGCCGCGTTTCGCGAGCAAGCGCGCGCCTGGATCGCGGCAAATGCGCCGAAACAATATGAGGAGGAGCTGCGCAAGGCCTCGCTCGGCCGCACGCAGCTCAAGGGCGCCAACGTCCTCGACGTCGCAAAGGCCTGGCAGAAGAAGAAAGCCGATAGCGGCTGGGCCTGCCTGCACTGGCCAAAGGAATATGGCGGCCGCGGCGCTTCGCCGATCGAGCGCGTGATCTGGCAGCAGGAGGAGGGCGCTTTCGGCAAGCTAAGCGCGATGTTCATCATCGGCCACGGCATGTGCGGGCCGACTATGATGGCATTCGCCGCCGAAGACCAGAAGCGAAAATATCTGCCGCCGCTCGCCTCTGGCGAGAAGATCTGGTGCCAGCTGTTCTCGGAGCCGGCCGGCGGCTCCGACGTTGCCGGGCTTCGCACCCGGGCCGAGAGACAAGGCGACGACTGGATCGTCAACGGCCAGAAGATCTGGACCTCCGGCGCGCATTATTCCGACTATGGCATCCTCTTGACGCGCACCGATCCGACCGTGCCCAAGCACAAGGGCCTCACCATGTTCTTCCTGGACATGAAGAGCAAAGGCGTCGAGATCAAGCCGATCAAGCAGGCCAACGGGCAGTCCGAATTCAACGAGGTCTATTTCACCGACGTGAAAATCCCGGACAGCCAGCGGCTGGGTGCGGTCAACGACGGCTGGAACGTCGCGCTGACCACGCTGATGAACGAGCGCATGTCGATCGGTGCGGGCGTGGCGACCGGCTTTCCCGAATTGTTCGAGTTCTGCTCCGGCCTGATGCTCGATGACGGACCTGCACTCGACGACCGCAATGTGCGTGCGAGGCTGGCGAACTGGGCGGTGAAGGCGAGCGGCCTGAAACACACCAGTTTCCGCGCCATCTCGGCGCTGTCGCGCGGTGAGCGGCCGGGACCGGAAAATTCCATCGGCAAGCTGGTGGCGGGATCGATGATCCAGGAGATCGCGATGTATGCGCTCGACCTTGAGGGCGCGGCGGGCGTGCTGAGCGGGCCGGAGGCCGAACTCGCCGGCAAGTTCCAGGCAATGCTGCTGCGCGCGCCCGGCACCCGGGTCGAGGGCGGCACCGACGAGATCATGCGCAACATCATCGCCGAGCGCGTGCTGGGGCTGCCCGGCGATGTCAGGGTCGACAAGGACGTGCCGTTCAACCAGGTGCCGACGAAGGGAAGAGCGTGA
- a CDS encoding acyl-CoA dehydrogenase family protein, whose amino-acid sequence MNFDFSDDQKQLRDQARKFLAEKCPPKAVRAVLEGKAAYDRELWKGLAEMGFLGVAIPEGYGGAGAGHLELCVIAEEMGRALAPVPFSSTVYLAAEALLLAGSDGQKKQWLPKIAAGEAIGTLALFEGKGNPSPQGVKLAASGGMLNGVKKPVPDGAIADFAIVAARTGSSGRETDVSLFLVDMKGGGVEAKVLTNLDPSREQAELTFRNCKAEPLGPASEGWSILTRVLDRAAVLTAFEQVGGADRALEMGRDYALDRIAFGRPIGSFQAVKHMLADMYVAATLARSNCYYGAWALSTNASELPEAAAAARISATQAFHHCAKNNIQVHGGMGFTWEFDCHLYYRRAGALALSLGSQSYWEDALIDCMRKKNAA is encoded by the coding sequence ATGAATTTCGATTTCTCCGATGATCAGAAGCAGCTGCGTGACCAGGCACGGAAATTCCTTGCCGAAAAATGTCCGCCCAAGGCGGTGCGCGCCGTGCTCGAGGGCAAGGCGGCTTATGACCGTGAGCTGTGGAAGGGGCTCGCCGAGATGGGCTTTCTCGGCGTTGCGATCCCGGAAGGATATGGCGGCGCTGGCGCCGGCCATCTCGAGCTCTGCGTGATCGCCGAGGAAATGGGCCGCGCGCTTGCCCCGGTGCCGTTCTCCTCCACCGTCTATCTTGCCGCTGAAGCGCTCCTGCTTGCAGGCTCCGACGGGCAGAAGAAGCAGTGGCTGCCGAAGATCGCTGCCGGCGAGGCGATCGGCACGCTGGCGCTGTTCGAGGGCAAGGGCAATCCGTCGCCGCAAGGCGTCAAGCTCGCCGCGTCCGGCGGCATGCTCAACGGCGTGAAGAAGCCCGTCCCGGACGGTGCGATCGCCGATTTCGCCATCGTTGCCGCGCGCACGGGTTCAAGCGGGCGGGAGACCGATGTCTCGCTCTTTCTGGTCGACATGAAGGGCGGTGGCGTCGAGGCCAAGGTGCTGACCAACCTCGATCCCTCCCGCGAGCAGGCTGAGCTCACCTTCAGGAACTGCAAGGCCGAGCCGCTCGGTCCCGCCAGCGAAGGCTGGAGCATTCTGACCCGCGTGCTCGACCGCGCCGCGGTGCTCACAGCTTTCGAGCAGGTCGGCGGCGCCGACCGTGCGCTGGAAATGGGCCGCGACTACGCGCTCGATCGCATCGCCTTCGGCCGGCCGATCGGCTCGTTCCAGGCCGTGAAGCACATGCTCGCCGACATGTATGTCGCGGCGACGCTGGCGCGCTCCAACTGCTATTACGGCGCGTGGGCGCTCTCGACCAACGCGTCGGAATTGCCGGAAGCCGCAGCCGCGGCGCGCATCAGCGCGACCCAGGCGTTCCATCACTGCGCCAAGAACAACATCCAGGTCCATGGCGGCATGGGCTTCACCTGGGAGTTCGACTGCCACCTGTATTATCGCCGCGCAGGCGCGCTGGCGCTGTCGCTCGGCAGCCAGTCCTATTGGGAGGACGCGCTGATCGACTGCATGCGCAAGAAGAACGCGGCGTAA
- a CDS encoding SDR family NAD(P)-dependent oxidoreductase: protein MQLKDVAVLITGGGSGLGAATARAMAAKGAKIGVLDQSKENAEKVATEVKGVALHADVTDEEQVKAAIAKAEGAHGVARVLMNCAGIGGSQRIVGKDGVYPLAKFARIINVNLIGTFNCLRLFAERLVTAEPIGEERGVIVNTASVAAYEGQIGQIAYAASKGGVVGLTLPAARDLASQKIRVNTIAPGLFFTPLLMGLSEEARKSLGAQVPHPSRLGDAAEYGALAVHIVENPMLNGETIRLDGAIRMAPR from the coding sequence ATGCAGCTGAAAGACGTAGCCGTTCTCATCACCGGTGGCGGTTCGGGGCTTGGCGCCGCGACCGCCCGCGCCATGGCCGCCAAGGGCGCGAAGATCGGCGTGCTCGACCAGAGCAAGGAAAACGCCGAGAAGGTCGCGACTGAGGTGAAGGGTGTTGCCCTTCATGCCGACGTCACCGACGAGGAGCAGGTCAAGGCCGCGATTGCGAAGGCCGAGGGCGCCCACGGCGTCGCGCGCGTCCTGATGAACTGCGCCGGCATCGGCGGTTCGCAACGCATCGTCGGCAAGGACGGCGTCTATCCGCTCGCCAAATTCGCGCGCATCATCAACGTCAATCTGATCGGCACGTTCAACTGCCTGCGCCTGTTCGCCGAGCGCCTCGTCACCGCCGAGCCGATCGGGGAAGAGCGTGGCGTCATCGTCAACACCGCGAGCGTCGCGGCCTATGAGGGTCAGATCGGCCAGATCGCCTATGCGGCCTCGAAAGGCGGCGTGGTCGGGCTGACGCTGCCGGCGGCGCGCGATCTCGCGAGCCAGAAGATCCGCGTCAACACCATCGCGCCCGGCCTGTTCTTCACGCCGCTCCTGATGGGCCTGAGCGAGGAGGCGCGCAAGAGCCTGGGCGCGCAGGTGCCGCATCCGTCGCGGCTTGGCGACGCCGCCGAATACGGCGCGCTCGCAGTCCACATCGTCGAGAACCCGATGCTCAACGGCGAGACCATCCGCCTCGACGGCGCGATCCGCATGGCGCCAAGGTAG
- a CDS encoding TetR family transcriptional regulator, producing MTPHPNTIAPARLPSAKNPTAEKLLVAASGLMIERSSIEISLSDIAQKSGVNAALVKYHFGNKDGLLLALLARDAANEIAGLEYLLAQPIAPTAKLRLHIAGIIRAYHRFPYMNRLIHYLLHETSADAANEVSKFFVAPLLDFHRRLLAEGIAAGEFRAIDPVLFYTSLIGACDHLFFGRHAMSRATGVGPVTDEVCRQYIGHMEALICGGLLQERASSELEKRTVSSE from the coding sequence ATGACACCTCACCCCAATACCATCGCGCCGGCCAGGCTTCCGTCGGCCAAGAACCCGACGGCCGAAAAACTCCTGGTCGCGGCGAGCGGTCTGATGATCGAGCGCTCCTCGATCGAGATCTCGCTTTCCGACATCGCGCAGAAGTCCGGTGTCAACGCCGCGCTGGTGAAATATCACTTTGGCAACAAGGACGGACTGTTGCTGGCGCTGCTGGCGCGCGATGCAGCCAACGAGATCGCCGGTCTCGAATACCTGCTGGCGCAGCCGATCGCGCCGACGGCGAAGCTGCGCCTGCACATTGCCGGCATCATCCGGGCCTACCACCGGTTTCCCTACATGAACCGGCTGATCCATTATCTGCTGCACGAGACCAGCGCCGACGCCGCGAACGAAGTTTCAAAATTCTTCGTCGCGCCCCTGCTCGATTTCCACCGCCGGCTGCTCGCCGAAGGCATTGCCGCCGGCGAATTCCGCGCCATCGATCCGGTGCTGTTCTACACCAGCCTGATCGGCGCCTGCGATCACCTGTTCTTCGGCCGGCACGCGATGTCGCGCGCCACCGGCGTCGGCCCGGTGACCGACGAGGTCTGCCGGCAGTACATCGGCCACATGGAAGCCTTGATCTGCGGCGGCCTGCTGCAGGAGAGAGCGAGTAGCGAATTGGAAAAGCGAACAGTGAGCAGCGAATAG
- a CDS encoding acetyl-CoA C-acetyltransferase, with protein MAEAYIVAAARTAGGRKGGRLAGWHPADLAATVLDALVERSGAAPDQIEDVIMGCVMQAGEQSNNIARNAIMASKLPESVPGTSIDRQCGSSQQALHFAAQAVMSGTMDVVIAAGVESMTRVPMGLASQLPAKNGFGHYKSPGIEQRYPNIVFSQFTGAEMMAEKYGLSRNELDEYSYNSHQRAIAATQAGHFKNEIVPVPIKLADGSTDTHTVDEGIRFDVSLDGIKGVKLIAENGKLTAASASQICDGASGVVVVNERGLKALGAKPLARIHHLTMMGGDPVIMLDAPLHATERALRKAGMKIGDIDLFEVNEAFASVPTAWLKTTGADPARLNVNGGAIALGHPLGGSGTKLMTTLVNALKQRNKRYGLQTMCEGGGMANVTIVERL; from the coding sequence ATGGCCGAGGCTTACATCGTTGCCGCCGCGCGCACGGCAGGCGGCCGCAAGGGAGGACGTCTGGCAGGCTGGCATCCGGCCGACCTCGCCGCGACCGTGCTGGATGCGCTGGTCGAGCGCTCCGGCGCCGCACCCGATCAGATCGAGGACGTGATCATGGGCTGCGTGATGCAGGCCGGCGAGCAGTCCAACAACATCGCCCGCAACGCGATCATGGCCTCGAAACTGCCGGAGAGCGTGCCCGGCACCTCGATCGACCGGCAGTGCGGCTCCTCGCAGCAGGCGCTGCATTTCGCGGCGCAGGCGGTGATGAGCGGCACCATGGACGTCGTGATCGCCGCCGGCGTGGAATCGATGACGCGGGTGCCGATGGGATTGGCCTCGCAACTTCCGGCCAAGAACGGCTTCGGCCACTACAAGAGCCCCGGTATCGAGCAGCGCTATCCGAACATCGTGTTCAGCCAGTTCACCGGCGCGGAGATGATGGCGGAGAAGTACGGCCTCTCAAGGAACGAGCTCGACGAATATTCCTACAACAGCCATCAGCGCGCGATCGCGGCGACCCAAGCCGGCCATTTCAAGAACGAGATCGTGCCGGTGCCGATCAAGCTGGCGGATGGCTCAACCGATACCCATACCGTCGACGAGGGCATCCGCTTCGACGTCAGCCTCGACGGCATCAAGGGCGTCAAGCTGATCGCCGAGAACGGCAAGCTGACGGCGGCAAGCGCCAGCCAGATCTGCGACGGCGCCTCCGGCGTCGTGGTCGTCAACGAGCGCGGCCTCAAAGCCCTCGGCGCCAAGCCGCTCGCGCGCATCCATCACCTCACCATGATGGGCGGCGATCCCGTGATCATGCTGGACGCGCCGCTGCACGCCACCGAGCGCGCACTGAGAAAGGCCGGCATGAAGATCGGCGACATCGACCTGTTCGAGGTCAACGAGGCCTTTGCCTCGGTGCCGACCGCCTGGCTCAAGACAACAGGCGCCGATCCGGCGCGGCTCAACGTCAATGGCGGCGCGATCGCGCTCGGCCACCCGCTCGGCGGCTCCGGCACCAAGCTGATGACGACGCTGGTCAACGCGCTGAAGCAGCGCAACAAGCGCTACGGCCTGCAGACCATGTGCGAAGGCGGCGGCATGGCAAATGTGACGATCGTCGAGAGGCTGTAG
- a CDS encoding acyl-CoA synthetase, translating to MTHPSIHARKSPDKVAYRMAGTGKAITYRELDELSNQGAHLFRSLGLKAGDHVALLMENRLAFMEICWAAQRAGLYYTAISRYLTQEEIAYIVKDCGARIVITTPKCAEQVKGLIKGEPGEPLFFMMDQPLAGFRSYDAEAIVQPTTPIADEVAGYDMLYSSGTTGRPKGIKREFQGNRIDEPNPFLKILCADMCGMGEDSIYLSPAPLYHAAPLRFNMMATILGGTSVIMESFDAEEFLKLVERHKVTQSQLVPTMFVRMLKLPDEVRNRYDVSSLKGAIHAAAPCPVEVKAKMIDWWGPILIEYYAGSEGNGVTVCTAQQWLDHRGSVGRAVVGKIKILDENDEERPTGEIGTVYFADAPAFTYHNDPEKTKRAYNAKGWSTLGDVGYLDKDGFLYLTDRKSYMIISGGVNIYPQETEDVLITHPDVADVAVFGVPNEEMGEEVKAVVQPHDMAKAGKELEAELIAFCRSHLSPIKCPRSIDFEAELPRTPTGKLVKRHLRDRYWPKTAKVQTS from the coding sequence ATGACCCACCCTTCCATCCACGCCCGCAAGAGCCCCGACAAGGTCGCCTACCGGATGGCCGGAACCGGCAAGGCGATCACCTATCGCGAGCTCGACGAGCTCTCGAACCAGGGCGCGCATCTGTTCCGTTCGCTCGGCCTGAAGGCGGGCGACCACGTCGCGCTTCTGATGGAGAACCGCCTCGCCTTCATGGAGATCTGCTGGGCGGCGCAGCGCGCAGGCCTCTACTACACCGCGATCAGCCGCTACCTGACGCAGGAGGAGATCGCCTATATCGTCAAGGATTGCGGCGCGAGGATCGTGATCACGACGCCGAAATGCGCCGAACAGGTGAAGGGCCTGATCAAGGGGGAGCCGGGCGAGCCGCTGTTCTTCATGATGGACCAGCCTCTCGCCGGTTTCCGCTCCTATGATGCGGAAGCCATCGTGCAGCCGACCACGCCGATCGCAGACGAGGTCGCGGGCTACGACATGCTGTATTCGTCCGGCACGACTGGCCGGCCCAAGGGCATCAAGCGGGAATTCCAGGGCAACCGCATCGATGAGCCGAACCCGTTCCTGAAGATTCTCTGCGCCGACATGTGCGGCATGGGCGAAGACAGCATCTATCTGTCGCCGGCGCCGCTCTATCACGCGGCTCCCTTGCGCTTCAACATGATGGCGACCATCCTCGGCGGCACCTCCGTCATCATGGAGTCCTTCGACGCCGAGGAATTCCTGAAACTCGTCGAAAGACACAAGGTGACGCAGTCGCAGCTCGTGCCGACTATGTTCGTGCGCATGCTGAAGCTGCCCGACGAGGTGCGCAACCGCTACGACGTCTCCTCGCTGAAGGGCGCGATCCATGCCGCAGCGCCCTGCCCGGTCGAGGTCAAGGCGAAGATGATCGACTGGTGGGGGCCGATCCTGATCGAGTATTACGCCGGCTCCGAAGGCAACGGCGTCACCGTCTGCACCGCGCAGCAATGGCTTGACCATCGCGGCTCGGTCGGTCGCGCCGTGGTCGGCAAGATCAAGATCCTCGACGAGAACGACGAGGAGCGGCCGACGGGCGAGATCGGCACGGTCTATTTCGCGGACGCGCCGGCCTTCACCTATCACAACGATCCCGAGAAGACGAAGCGCGCCTATAACGCGAAAGGCTGGTCGACGCTCGGCGACGTCGGCTATCTCGATAAGGACGGCTTCCTCTATCTCACCGACCGCAAGTCCTACATGATCATCTCCGGCGGGGTGAACATCTATCCGCAGGAGACCGAGGACGTGCTGATCACCCACCCTGATGTCGCCGACGTCGCGGTGTTCGGCGTGCCGAACGAGGAGATGGGTGAAGAGGTCAAGGCGGTGGTGCAGCCGCACGACATGGCAAAGGCCGGCAAGGAACTCGAGGCCGAGCTGATCGCGTTCTGCCGCAGCCACCTGTCGCCGATCAAATGCCCACGCTCGATCGATTTCGAGGCGGAGCTGCCGCGCACGCCGACGGGCAAGCTGGTGAAGCGCCATCTGCGCGACCGCTATTGGCCGAAGACGGCGAAGGTGCAAACATCGTAG
- a CDS encoding alpha/beta hydrolase: protein MTPTLPPIPLPPSIRSRYVEDINGLRMHVLEAGFESKGRPCLLLLHGFPELAYSWRKVMPALAEAGYHVIAPDQRGYGRTTGWQADYDGDLHPFRLTNLVRDALGLVSAFGYRQVDAVIGHDFGSPVAAWCALIRPDVFRAVVMMSAPFGGPPSLPFNTADAPTRPQAEDPVHRALATLPRPRKHYHWYYSTREANADMHRAPQGVHDFLRAYYHHKSADWKANKPHPLKAWSAEELATLPTYYVMDLAKTMPETVAEEMPDPAVIAANRWLPDDELAFYSSEYTRTGFQGGLQWYRCGTSGAFNAELQTWSGRTIDVPSCFISGKQDWGTYQRPGVFEAMQTRACTAMIGYHLVDGAGHWVQQEQPAKVSLLLLDFLRKATAAR, encoded by the coding sequence ATGACCCCGACTCTCCCTCCGATCCCGCTTCCCCCTTCGATCCGCTCCCGCTATGTCGAAGACATCAACGGGTTGCGCATGCATGTGCTGGAGGCGGGTTTTGAAAGCAAAGGCCGGCCGTGCCTGTTGCTGCTGCACGGTTTTCCGGAACTGGCCTATAGCTGGCGCAAGGTGATGCCGGCGCTCGCGGAAGCCGGCTATCACGTGATCGCGCCGGACCAGCGCGGCTATGGCCGCACCACCGGTTGGCAGGCGGACTATGATGGCGACCTCCACCCGTTCCGGCTCACCAACCTTGTGCGCGACGCGCTCGGGCTCGTCTCCGCATTCGGCTATCGCCAGGTCGATGCGGTGATCGGCCATGATTTCGGCAGCCCGGTCGCCGCCTGGTGCGCGCTGATCCGGCCCGACGTGTTTCGCGCGGTCGTGATGATGAGCGCGCCGTTCGGCGGACCGCCATCATTGCCGTTCAACACCGCTGACGCGCCGACAAGGCCGCAAGCCGAAGACCCGGTGCATCGCGCGCTCGCCACGCTGCCGCGGCCGCGCAAGCACTACCATTGGTACTATTCGACGCGCGAGGCGAACGCGGACATGCATCGCGCGCCGCAGGGCGTGCATGATTTCCTGCGCGCCTACTACCACCACAAGAGCGCGGACTGGAAAGCCAACAAGCCCCATCCGCTGAAAGCATGGTCGGCGGAAGAACTCGCAACACTGCCGACCTACTACGTGATGGACCTTGCGAAGACGATGCCCGAAACCGTGGCGGAGGAAATGCCCGATCCTGCCGTGATCGCCGCCAACCGCTGGCTGCCCGACGACGAGCTTGCCTTCTACAGCAGCGAATATACGCGCACCGGCTTCCAGGGCGGCCTGCAATGGTATCGCTGCGGCACCTCGGGCGCCTTCAATGCCGAGCTGCAGACCTGGTCCGGCAGGACCATCGATGTGCCGTCGTGCTTCATCTCGGGCAAGCAGGACTGGGGCACCTATCAGCGGCCGGGCGTATTCGAGGCAATGCAGACGCGCGCATGCACGGCCATGATCGGCTACCATCTGGTCGATGGCGCGGGCCACTGGGTGCAGCAGGAGCAGCCGGCCAAGGTCAGCCTGCTGCTGCTTGACTTCCTGCGAAAGGCGACAGCGGCACGCTAG